TTTATCCTTATGGACAGTTCTTTGATGCCTGAAAGCCTGCCTCCTTTCGTAGAGATGAATGAAAGACTTAGTGCAGTTGATGTACATGTACCTTCTATCATAGTAAAGAATATTAAATTAGGATACCTGATACTTGAAAACTTTGGCAGTACCCATTATCTTGATGTGCTGAATGAGGACAATTATCGTGAACTTTATATGAAAGCCATCGATGAGATCGTCAAAATGCAGAGGGCAGACACAGAGGGATTGCCTCTGTACGACAGAACGTTCCTCCTGTTTGAAATGGATCTGATGGAGGAGTGGTACCTCGGTAAATATTTACAAATATCAATTTCTGAGGATCAGCAGAAAATTATCAGAGAGACGCTGGATATTATAGCTGACACGGTACTGGAACAGCCGCAGGGTGTTTTTGTGCACCGTGATTACCATTCAAGGAATATCATGCTGGCACCCGGCAACGAAGTGGGTGTGATTGATTTTCAGGATGCAAGAGCAGGGGCGGGCACCTATGATCTGGTCTCCCTTCTGAAAGACTGTTATATCGAATGGCCCAAAGAGGCGGTGGAAGAGTTGGCTCTATATTATAGAGACCAGGCAGGATTGAATGTGGATGATGCAGCATTTTTGAAGTGGTTCGACTTTATGGGGTTGCAGCGGCATATCAAGGTACTGGGGATCTTCTCTCGGCTTTCCCTGAGGGATGGGAAAGACGGATATCTGAAGGATATACCGTTAACATTGAAGTATGTGCTGGAAACGGCTTCCAGGTACCCGGAGACTCAGGATTTGGCTACAATGTTAAAGAGTTTAGCTGATTGATTAATGGGATTGTAGGGTGCGTAACTACGCACTGAAAGGAAGTTTATATTATGAAAGCAATGATACTTGCAGCCGGCCTTGGAACACGTATGCGCCCTTTGACGGACCACACCCCTAAACCACTTTTGGAGGTAGGAGGTATTCCTCTGATCGTTTGGCACCTTGAGCGTCTTGAGCATGACGGTTTTAGAGAGGTTGTCATCAATGTAGCGCACCTGGGGTACAAGATAAAAGAGGCTTTGCGCGACGGTTCCGAGTGGGGTGTGCATATCTCTTACTCCGATGAGCAGGAAGAGGGGTGTCTGGAGAGTGCCGGGGGGATCATCAAGGCTTTACCTCTGCTTGGTGAGGATACTTTTTTAGTTGTGAACGGAGATATCTTTACCGATTATGATTTTGATTCCAGGAAAGGACTCCCTGAAGGTATTTTGGCGCATCTTGTGCTGGTACCCAACCCCGAGCACAATCCTGAAGGAGACTTTGCCCTGCTCGAGGGAAAAGTGGTCGATGCAAAAGAATATACCTTTGCGGGTATAGGGTACTACTCTCCGAAACTCTTCGAAGGTGTTCCCTATGGGAAACGCAGTATCGTCCCGCTTCTCAAAGCAGCTATGAAAGAGGGAAGGGTCACGGGAGAACTCTATGAGGGAGAGTGGCTTGACATCGGTACGCCTGAAAGACTTGAACTCTTGAATGCCCAGCTTTTCAATAGTAATTAAATCTTCTGAATATCACAGCCCGGAAAGGTATTGTGCCACAGCATCCTCATCATTGCTGTGTGGCAGTACGATATCCGCTACATTCTTTACTTCATCCAAAGCGTTTGAGACTGCGATTGATGTCCCTGCAAGCCTGAACATCCCTATGTCATTGACGGAATCCCCAAAAACTGTGACATCGGAAGGATCGCGCTCAAGGTATTCCATAACTTTCTTGAGTGCATGGGCCTTGTCACCTTCGGGATGCAGTAAGGTGAGAAACCAGCCTCCACCGTATTTCTCCGGAGAGAGTTTCGCTTCTATCTCATTTCCAAATATATTTTTAAGGGCTTCATAAAGTGGTCTCAGCTGTTTTTCATACCCAAAATAGACGATCTTCAGATTCTGTTCCATCGTTCTATTGTCTGGGTTGAACTGCATACGAGGATCATCTTTATAGCCTTTGAGGACATCACGCTGATAATCATTGAGCTTTCTCGGGTATAAAAAAGATTCATTGATGTTACTGTCCTTCATCCCAATGATGAATGGGTCTATCTCATGTGCCATACCCACTTCCACAATGGCATCTCCCAGTATTTTCCCGATGGTCTTGATGTCTATGATCTCCTGTTCAGGAGTGATGATGATGGAACCGTCCAGCAGTATCATGGGAGTATTGATCTGCAGTTGGCTCAGCAATTCTTTTGCCTTGGTGAAACTCCGTGCTGTGGCCACGCTCATGAAGGCATCTTGCGCTTTTGTGTTCCATGCTTCTATGCTGAAAGGGCTGATGCTCAGGTCTGTGTGCAGAAAAGTATGGTCCAGGTCCGTAATATAGATGGGTTTCATTGTTTATCTTTGATGCTTGGATAGGTCGTAACGGCTGGCGATGGAGAGAAAGAACTCTTTGAGCGCATAGGCAGTCGCACCAAATACCGCTTTTGATTCATGATCCATGACAGGTGTTTTGACGATCTTGCGCAATTCTTCGAGCTCTCCGATGGTGAACTCTTTGGTAGCGTAGACTGTTTCGATCTTCCCTGTCTCCATCATCATTTTTATGTACCTCTCCCGGCTTTTTTTCATGCTCTCTTCATTCATTTTGGCACCACCGATACTGTTCTGCATCAGTGGTTTCATCAGGTTGTCAAAGAGAATGCCTATAGAATCTTTTGTATAGAGGGCTTCCCCGATCTTCTCTGCCAGCTCAATACGGGCTGACTCATCAGAATCCTGCTGTATTCGCTTCACGTAGGACTCTGCCAGCTTCGGGTCATATTCCGAATCGTTCTGTGCCGAGATGAAGCGCATAAGCAGTACGTTGCGGTACTGTTTAATGATCTCATCCATCTCATCTTCGCTCAGGTTTTTCTGAAGGTATTCTCTGAACCGTATGGGGAGCATTTGCATATCGTAGTTGCTTGTTTCATTATTCTCGCTGAGGTTGTTCTGCATCATTGAGAACTGTTTTTCGAGTTCAAGCAGCTGTTCTTCGGAGTAGGAGACGGAGAGATATTGCTCTACCTGTTCAGGTGTGGCGGAGAAGAGCAGTGTCGATAGAAGTATGGCATAGAGTAACTTTTTCATAAATGGGATTATAGCATAGAAATGCAGGGTGCGTAGCCACGCACCTTTTCCCAAATCCCGAAATAGAAATTCAGCACTCCTCGCCATCATCATGCCCATGGCCTTTGCTTCATATTCATCACCGCACCTACGGGTGCGCCTCAAACATGAAAACAAATCCCATGGACACGAGCATGACAAAGATTACAAGAATTCTATTTCGAGATTTGGGCTTTTAGACACAAAGATTCAACTCAGCTTTTTCCCGTTGATAAGAACGGCGAAGAAACGCACAGCCCAGGCAGTGAACATGATAAGCCATGCCGTTGCAGAGACGTCAAAGAGGACCATGAAGTTCCATCCCAGTGCTGCTGTGAGGGAAACAAGTATACGCAAGGCTACGACAACCTGTGTCCAGTAGAAAAGGAGGGTAACCCATTTGTCTGATTGCATAACATTGCCTGAGTGTCCGATGGTCACTCGGGTGCCGAAACCGATCATGATGGTAAAGACAAAGCCCAGAACAAGCATATGGATATCGAGTGCCAGAAAGTTCACGCCGCTTAGCAGTGTTGTGAGATTTACCAGTGCGGAAAGCATAAATGCAACAGGTATCCACAAGAGTGCGATATGCAGTATCCAGAGTAGAGGATTTGGGTTGGGGAAGGGCAGTTTCCATCTAAGAATTTCTTTGCCTGTGAATAGACCGATCAGCAGGTCTGCGATGAATGAACTGTTGGTGTAGATACCTTCAAGCAATACATGCAGGATCAGTAGTACGAAAATAGTCTTCATCAGGTAGTCATTTCGTCCCGCCATGCTGTGTGAGAAAAAAGGAACCATTCTCTGAGCTACTGAAAAGGTCAGAAAAAAGAGGAAGAGATAGGTGGATATCTCCGTGGAAAGTCCCATAAGCGGTGAGTAGAAGAATGCAGCAATGATGAAGAGAAAATGTGCCAGTACCCCCATCTTCATCGCTGTGAGTATCCAGTAGACATCGTGTTTGTCATCCATAGTGGTTCTGTTGTAGATATTCCTGAGGATATCGGTTCCCATCAGGTGTCCGATGAACACTACGGCCATGCCGATACCCGAAAAGACAGGGGTCACGATACTGCCAAGCAGCACGAGTGTTGCGCCGATGTAGTAGAAACCGAAAACACGCATATAGGTACTTTTTTCGATGAGCGGAGTGGCTGTGAAGCGTGGGAATGTCGTAAAAAGAAAACCGAAAAAGGCTGGAGTAAACATCAGGTAAGTGAATACGTAGACATGGAAGCTGACCGGAGAGACAGGCATATGCAGTACACCTTTGTAGGCAAGCATGAATATCAGCATCCCTGCTAGGGCGGAGATGAATGCCAGAATAAAAAATGGCTGGTGAGGCTGTGAAAAGAAATAGCTGTTTTCAGACTCTTCCGAGAATTTCATATGCATGAAGATACCTTTTGTTTTTATTAGGAAAGAAATTTTAAAACATTATCATAACAAAAGAGTTTGAAAAAAAGGGGTCCTGCCCCGAAAAGGGGCGACAGGAGAGATTACTTGAAGTCTGGCTTCGGTGTTTTGAGTGTACTTTCCGGGAACTGAGGGTAAACGATTTCAGGTTTTTTCCCATCAAGTGCCTTGAAGAATGTTACGATCTTGGCAGCATCTTCATCGGAGATCTTCATTCCAAGCTGTGTTTCACCCATGATCTTGACCGCTTCTTTCAGATCCCATACAGTACCGTTATGGAAGTAGGGTGCTGTTTCGGTAATGTTTCTGAGTGTCGGTGTTTTAACCATACCGTTCTTATCACCCTTGAAGTCACCTACATTGGCATATTTAAATTTGCCTACAGCAGGGAAAGGCTGCATACTCCCACCCAGAGCAATACCCGTATGGCAGGAAGTACATCCTTTGTCGATGAATGTAGCAAGACCTGCTTTTTCGGCATCGCTCAACGCATCTTCTTTCCCGTTGAGGTAGTCATCAAATCTTGAAGGTGTTACAAGTGTTCTTTCAAAGATACCGATGGTTTTTGTGATGGTAACAAAATCTACTTTGACATCCTTTCCGTACGCTTTTTTGAATTCATCCACATACGCAGGGATGGAATTGACTCTTGCTTCTACCAGTGAAGGTGCTGCAGCCATTTCCGGTGCCGCCTGCATAGGACCCTGTGCCTGGTCCTCAAGGTCTGGGCTTCGTCCATCCCAGAACTGTTTGTCGAAGAATACCGCATTGTAGACTGTCGGTGAATTGAGGTGATGCGGGTTTGCCGTCCAGTTGTGGCCTGTCGCGGCAGGTACACCGTCTACACCGCCCAGACCAAGGTTGTGGCAGGTGTTACATGAAATGATACCGCTCTTTGAGAGTCTTGGTTCAAAATAGAGTTTTTTACCCAGTTTAAGCCTTTCCGGGCTAATGGTCTTATTTGGATCGATAAGCTTCATCAGCTCCGCTTTGTCCGTAGGGATCGCTTTGAGACCTGCATTTTTGGCTTTGTCTGCAACTGATGCTGCACCAAGCAGCAGTGAAGATGCCAACAACGACATTCCCATAAATTTAATGATTTTCATCTATACACACTCCTAAAGTTTTTGATAATCGTATTATAAAGAAGAAATGCTTAATAACAATTAAAATTATAAAATAATAATTATTATTCTTTAAGTTTTTTACAGAGAATGTTTATTCTCTATACAGTCTGAACGAATAAACCTGACAATTCGATAGTTTTTTAATCCTCAAAAGCAAGATTATGATACTCTAGATCCAATACTATACAAAACCCTATCAGGAAAACAATGAGCAACGAGAAACTTATACAGATAAAAACAGCCGGATTCATTCTGAAACCTGACTCTCCGGAGATAAAACCGCTTTATGAGAAGATCAAAGCGCAGTTTGAAGCCAAAGGTATCGATGTAATGCTTTCTGAAAAGTCTGCAAGGATGATAGGACTGAACGGTATGCCTTTTGAAGTGATGTGTGCCAAGGCGGACTTCCTTGTTTCCCTGGGAGGGGACGGGACACTGCTGTCTCTTGTACGACGCAGCTACGGCTACCATAAACCGGTTGTCGGTATCAATGCCGGCAATCTGGGTTTTCTGGCCGACATTACCCTGGATGATGTAGATGCCTTTCTGGGACGCCTGCTTTCCGGAGAGTACCGGATAGATGACCGTATGATGATCAAAGGATATATTGCAAAAAGATCAGGTGAAAAGAAAGAGTTCATTGCCTTCAACGATGTGGTCATTACCTCTCCCGAGCCTTCCAAAATGGTAAAAGTCAATGCCTCGATCGGCGGGGAACGTTTCAACAGCTACACGGGAGACGGGCTTATCATCTCCACCCCTACGGGATCGACGGCCTACAACCTTTCAGCAGGAGGCCCCATTGTCTACCCGTTGACACAGGCATTCATCATTACGCCTGTACTGGCACACTCTCTGGCCAATCAGCGTCCTCTGGTCGTACCGGCAGATTTCAGTATTGAACTGGATGCGGAGAAGTACCGTGCCATCGCTTCTATAGACGGACAGGAAGTGTATGAACTCGAAGAGGGGGATGTGCTCTACATTGCCGGTGCCAAAAAAGGTGCAAAGCTGATTCACAGGATGGAACACAACTACTTCTCTGTACTTCGTGAAAAACTTCACTGGGGAGACCGAAATTGGTAGAGCGTCTCTATCTTCGTGACCTGGTGACCTTTCAGGCACTCGAGCTTGAATTCGAGCAGGGGCTTGTGGTCTTTACCGGGCCCAGCGGTGCGGGAAAGTCAGTGTTGATGTCTGCCATTCTTTCCAGTTTCGGCTACGCCACACAGGGGGCGGCAGCACTCTGCGAACTCAATGTGCTCAAGCCGCCAAAACTCTCCAGCGAAGCATACCTTCTTGAAGAAGAACTTACTGTCAAGACAATGAAAAAAGAGAAACTGCGCTACTTTATCGACGGGCAGAACATTTCCAAAAAGACATTGTCGGAACTCTTTTCCCCCTATGTACGCTATCTGAGTGTTCGTGACAAAGGCGGTTTTGAGTCCGAAGCGCTCCTGGAACTGATAGACAGTACATTGACAGGCAAAGACAAGACGTACAGAAAGCTCCTGAAAGAATACAGGAAACGTTACAGTAATTACAGGGATAAAGCAAAGGAGCTTGCAAAGATCAGGGAAGATGAGGCCAGACTGGCGGAGCTGATAGAGTTTGCCACCTATGAAATAGAAAAGATTGAAACTGTCAATCCCCAGGTGGGTGAGGAAGAGGAGCTTTTTGGAATCAAACAGCAGCTTTCACGTATAGACAAGATAAAGGAGGCGCTTGAGAACGCTTCTGAGATCTTCCGTTTTGAAAGCAGTGTGGAAGAGATTTATCGACTGCTGGACAAAAAGAGTGACCTCTTTACTGAAGCGATGAATCAGCTAAGAGCAGACTTTGAAGATACCGAGATGCTTGCCGAAGAGCTTGAAGAAGTGAATGTTGAAGAAGTGCTTGACAGGTTGAGTGAACTGACAGCATTGAAAAACCGTTACGGTTCGATCGAAGAAGCCCTGGCATACAAAGAGGCCAAAAAAGCGGAGCTTGCAGGTTATGAGAATATTGAACGAGACAAGAGTATGCTGGAGCAGTTTTTAATGCTTGAAGAGAGTGAGCTTGGTATTCTTGCAGGCAAGATATCTCAGGCACGCAAGAAAGAAGCTTTGGCAATAGAAAAGAGGCTGGCAGGGTATCTGGAGGATCTGAAACTGCCTCCGATGCAGTTGCGGTTCAACTCTATTTCCCTGAATAGAGGGGGCATGGATGAAGTTGAGGTGAGGCTTGGCTCTTCAAGTGCCACAACGCTCAGCGGCGGGGAATTCAACCGTCTTCGACTGGCACTGATGGCAGTCAGTATTGGAGAGAGTACACAGAAACAGGGAGTTCTGATACTCGATGAGATCGATGCCAATGTCAGTGGAGATGAGTCCATCGCCATCGCTACGATGATTGCCCAACTCTCGTCAGTCTATCAGATATTTGCCATTTCCCATCAGCCGCATCTCTCTGCAAAGGCGGATCAGCATATCGTGGTCACAAAAGAAGGGAGTGAAAGCAGAGCGGAAGTGCTGGATAATTCAGGCCGTATCGACGAGATCGCACGTATCATCTCCGGAGAGAAACCGACCGAACAGGCGGTGGCATTTGCCCAGAAGCTTAGAGATACTGCGCCTTGAGGTTACCCAGCTGAATCTTCAGTTCTTTATAGTAGGATTTTGCAATTAGAGGGTCAGTTCCTGTTTTAAGATAGGTGTTGCAGTCTACAAGCAGATCGGCTACACCGCCTGTACCGATATTGGTCGAGGAACCTTTGATGCTGTGTGTCAGTCGCTCCATCTGATGAAAATCCCCCTCTTGTAGGGCTTTTTCTATGAGAGGCAACTGCTCTTCTATCTGGGGGATAAGCTCTTTGACGAAATCTTTCGCTTCTTCATCGGAGAGTCCCATCTCAACCAGTCTTGAATGATCGAAGTCGGGATAGGCTGGAAGGGCCTTTGCTTCTTTAGCTTTTTTGGCTGCCTCTTCCTCTTCTGCTTTCCTTTTTGCTTCGGCTTCTTCATGTGCTTTGCGTGCCGCTTCAATTCTTTGCGCCTCTTCCTCGGCTTGTTTTTTAGCTTCTGCCTGGGCAGTCTCCCTGGCAGCTTTCTCTTTCTGGGCTTTTCTTTTGGCTTCTGTCTCTTCGAGAGTTTTTCTTTCTGCTTCGGCTCTTTGTGCTTCCTTCTCGGCAGCTTTTTCGGCTTCTTCTTTTGCTTCAGATGCTTCTCTGGCAGCTTTTTCTTCTGCTTTTTTCCGTGCTTCTTCTTCTCTGTTTCGGCGTGCCTCTTCAGTTCTTCTAGCTTCTTTTTCAGCTCTCTGTCTGGCTCTTTCTTTCTGTAGTTCAGTAGCCTTTTTTAGTTCTGCTTTTTCTTTTGCCTTGGTTCTGGCAGCTTTTTTGGCTGCTCTTTTTTCTGCGGCTTTGTCAATTTTTCGTTTCGTTTCTTCTTTGTTTACAGGGGGTTTTGTGGTTTTGCTTTCGCTGTAGACAAGTAGTACGAGGATTAGAAAAATAATAAAGAGTATAATATATGCAGCCATGAGAAAAGCCTCCTACTTAGAAATTCCCTTTTTAATATATAAACTATATCTTATTTAAGATTAGAGAAAGTTTCCCGCTTCTGTTTTTGGATTCCATTCCCTGATTCTGTGATTTTTTGCTATAATCCATCTTAAAAAGGCAGGTATTACCGATGATCATAGATACACATTGCCATTTGGATGATATGCGTTACAATGACGATCTTGATGATGTGATACACAGAGCCCGGCAGAACGGTGTGGAGAAATTCATTATACCAGGTGCCGATCCGCAGAGCCTGGAGCGTGCTGTGCAGATCGCGGAGCAGCATGACTCTGTCTATTTTGCCGTAGGGGTACACCCCTATGATGCCGGACATTATAACCGCAGCTATCTTGAAAAGTTCGTTGAGCATCCC
This DNA window, taken from Sulfurovum lithotrophicum, encodes the following:
- a CDS encoding aminoglycoside phosphotransferase family protein, whose product is MYKIKVWLESIGWGDWEIEVASADASFRSYYRLKRQRHAETFILMDSSLMPESLPPFVEMNERLSAVDVHVPSIIVKNIKLGYLILENFGSTHYLDVLNEDNYRELYMKAIDEIVKMQRADTEGLPLYDRTFLLFEMDLMEEWYLGKYLQISISEDQQKIIRETLDIIADTVLEQPQGVFVHRDYHSRNIMLAPGNEVGVIDFQDARAGAGTYDLVSLLKDCYIEWPKEAVEELALYYRDQAGLNVDDAAFLKWFDFMGLQRHIKVLGIFSRLSLRDGKDGYLKDIPLTLKYVLETASRYPETQDLATMLKSLAD
- the murU gene encoding N-acetylmuramate alpha-1-phosphate uridylyltransferase MurU, coding for MKAMILAAGLGTRMRPLTDHTPKPLLEVGGIPLIVWHLERLEHDGFREVVINVAHLGYKIKEALRDGSEWGVHISYSDEQEEGCLESAGGIIKALPLLGEDTFLVVNGDIFTDYDFDSRKGLPEGILAHLVLVPNPEHNPEGDFALLEGKVVDAKEYTFAGIGYYSPKLFEGVPYGKRSIVPLLKAAMKEGRVTGELYEGEWLDIGTPERLELLNAQLFNSN
- a CDS encoding HAD hydrolase family protein; protein product: MKPIYITDLDHTFLHTDLSISPFSIEAWNTKAQDAFMSVATARSFTKAKELLSQLQINTPMILLDGSIIITPEQEIIDIKTIGKILGDAIVEVGMAHEIDPFIIGMKDSNINESFLYPRKLNDYQRDVLKGYKDDPRMQFNPDNRTMEQNLKIVYFGYEKQLRPLYEALKNIFGNEIEAKLSPEKYGGGWFLTLLHPEGDKAHALKKVMEYLERDPSDVTVFGDSVNDIGMFRLAGTSIAVSNALDEVKNVADIVLPHSNDEDAVAQYLSGL
- a CDS encoding NnrS family protein, yielding MHMKFSEESENSYFFSQPHQPFFILAFISALAGMLIFMLAYKGVLHMPVSPVSFHVYVFTYLMFTPAFFGFLFTTFPRFTATPLIEKSTYMRVFGFYYIGATLVLLGSIVTPVFSGIGMAVVFIGHLMGTDILRNIYNRTTMDDKHDVYWILTAMKMGVLAHFLFIIAAFFYSPLMGLSTEISTYLFLFFLTFSVAQRMVPFFSHSMAGRNDYLMKTIFVLLILHVLLEGIYTNSSFIADLLIGLFTGKEILRWKLPFPNPNPLLWILHIALLWIPVAFMLSALVNLTTLLSGVNFLALDIHMLVLGFVFTIMIGFGTRVTIGHSGNVMQSDKWVTLLFYWTQVVVALRILVSLTAALGWNFMVLFDVSATAWLIMFTAWAVRFFAVLINGKKLS
- a CDS encoding cytochrome-c peroxidase; its protein translation is MKIIKFMGMSLLASSLLLGAASVADKAKNAGLKAIPTDKAELMKLIDPNKTISPERLKLGKKLYFEPRLSKSGIISCNTCHNLGLGGVDGVPAATGHNWTANPHHLNSPTVYNAVFFDKQFWDGRSPDLEDQAQGPMQAAPEMAAAPSLVEARVNSIPAYVDEFKKAYGKDVKVDFVTITKTIGIFERTLVTPSRFDDYLNGKEDALSDAEKAGLATFIDKGCTSCHTGIALGGSMQPFPAVGKFKYANVGDFKGDKNGMVKTPTLRNITETAPYFHNGTVWDLKEAVKIMGETQLGMKISDEDAAKIVTFFKALDGKKPEIVYPQFPESTLKTPKPDFK
- a CDS encoding NAD(+)/NADH kinase — encoded protein: MSNEKLIQIKTAGFILKPDSPEIKPLYEKIKAQFEAKGIDVMLSEKSARMIGLNGMPFEVMCAKADFLVSLGGDGTLLSLVRRSYGYHKPVVGINAGNLGFLADITLDDVDAFLGRLLSGEYRIDDRMMIKGYIAKRSGEKKEFIAFNDVVITSPEPSKMVKVNASIGGERFNSYTGDGLIISTPTGSTAYNLSAGGPIVYPLTQAFIITPVLAHSLANQRPLVVPADFSIELDAEKYRAIASIDGQEVYELEEGDVLYIAGAKKGAKLIHRMEHNYFSVLREKLHWGDRNW
- a CDS encoding DNA recombination protein RecN, with translation MVERLYLRDLVTFQALELEFEQGLVVFTGPSGAGKSVLMSAILSSFGYATQGAAALCELNVLKPPKLSSEAYLLEEELTVKTMKKEKLRYFIDGQNISKKTLSELFSPYVRYLSVRDKGGFESEALLELIDSTLTGKDKTYRKLLKEYRKRYSNYRDKAKELAKIREDEARLAELIEFATYEIEKIETVNPQVGEEEELFGIKQQLSRIDKIKEALENASEIFRFESSVEEIYRLLDKKSDLFTEAMNQLRADFEDTEMLAEELEEVNVEEVLDRLSELTALKNRYGSIEEALAYKEAKKAELAGYENIERDKSMLEQFLMLEESELGILAGKISQARKKEALAIEKRLAGYLEDLKLPPMQLRFNSISLNRGGMDEVEVRLGSSSATTLSGGEFNRLRLALMAVSIGESTQKQGVLILDEIDANVSGDESIAIATMIAQLSSVYQIFAISHQPHLSAKADQHIVVTKEGSESRAEVLDNSGRIDEIARIISGEKPTEQAVAFAQKLRDTAP
- a CDS encoding Hpt domain-containing protein — translated: MAAYIILFIIFLILVLLVYSESKTTKPPVNKEETKRKIDKAAEKRAAKKAARTKAKEKAELKKATELQKERARQRAEKEARRTEEARRNREEEARKKAEEKAAREASEAKEEAEKAAEKEAQRAEAERKTLEETEAKRKAQKEKAARETAQAEAKKQAEEEAQRIEAARKAHEEAEAKRKAEEEEAAKKAKEAKALPAYPDFDHSRLVEMGLSDEEAKDFVKELIPQIEEQLPLIEKALQEGDFHQMERLTHSIKGSSTNIGTGGVADLLVDCNTYLKTGTDPLIAKSYYKELKIQLGNLKAQYL